The nucleotide sequence CCAATATATTAGAATGAATCTGTGAATCAGTTAATCTATCTTTTAATCTTTCAGATATGATAAAATAGTCAATCCTCCATCCTACATTCCTATCCCTGGATTTTGCCATATATGACCACCAAGTATATGCACCTTCTTTATCAGGATAAAAATATCGAAAAGTATCTATAAAACCTGAATTTAATAATGCTGTCATCTTCCCCCGTTCTTCATCGGTAAATCCTGCATTTTTCCTATTCGATTGCGGATTCTTTAAATCAATTTCTCTATGGGCCACATTAAGATCTCCACATAGGATTATGGGTTTTTTACTATCTAGATCTTTGAGATACTGTCTAAACATATCTTCCCATCTCATCCTGTAATCAAGTCTGGTAAGACCCCGCTGAGAATTAGGAGTATATGCAGTCACTAAATAAAAATCCTCAAACTCCAGTGTTATGACCCTTCCTTCCTGATCATGTTCTTCAATGCCCACTCCATACTTTACCGATAAGGGTTTTACTTTAGTAAATATTGCTGTTCCCGAATATCCCTTCTTGACTGCATAGTTCCAATACTGATTATATCCTTCCAGATCCAAATCTATTTGACCTTCCTGAAGCTTTATCTCCTGAAGGCAAAATATATCGGCATCTACCTCTGTAAAATATTCTAAAAAACCTTTATTAATACAGGCTCTAAGACCATTTACATTCCAAGAAACCAGTTTCATATAATAACCCCCTGCAAAATATATAATAGCTATATAATACCATACCATCTTTATTTATAAAAATGTAAATTTACGAGGGTATCAAAACAAAAAGTCTTACATGGAAAATCTCCCATATAAGACTTTTTATCTAACTTACTTTTAATATATGT is from Xylanivirga thermophila and encodes:
- a CDS encoding exodeoxyribonuclease III, whose product is MKLVSWNVNGLRACINKGFLEYFTEVDADIFCLQEIKLQEGQIDLDLEGYNQYWNYAVKKGYSGTAIFTKVKPLSVKYGVGIEEHDQEGRVITLEFEDFYLVTAYTPNSQRGLTRLDYRMRWEDMFRQYLKDLDSKKPIILCGDLNVAHREIDLKNPQSNRKNAGFTDEERGKMTALLNSGFIDTFRYFYPDKEGAYTWWSYMAKSRDRNVGWRIDYFIISERLKDRLTDSQIHSNILGSDHCPIVLEID